A stretch of the Nicotiana tabacum cultivar K326 chromosome 6, ASM71507v2, whole genome shotgun sequence genome encodes the following:
- the LOC107824629 gene encoding 14 kDa proline-rich protein DC2.15-like, with translation MAFKTQASVTLFLSLNLLFFVLVTGNHCDTCHNIGGGGSGNGSGAGNGGGAGNGGGSGNGGGGGNGQGRCPRDALKLGVCANLVGGLVGAVIGSPPTMPCCSLIAGLADLEAAVCLCTAIRANVLGINLNVPLSLSLVLNNCGRNPPTGFTC, from the coding sequence ATGGCTTTCAAAACTCAGGCCTCAGTTACTCTTTTCCTATCACTGAATCTCCTCTTCTTTGTTCTTGTTACTGGAAACCATTGTGACACTTGCCATAACATTGGTGGTGGAGGTTCTGGAAACGGCAGTGGTGCCGGCAATGGCGGTGGAGCTGGAAATGGTGGTGGTTCGGGCAATGGCGGCGGAGGTGGCAATGGGCAAGGCAGGTGCCCGAGAGATGCTCTGAAGTTGGGTGTATGTGCAAATTTAGTTGGTGGATTGGTGGGAGCGGTAATTGGGAGTCCTCCAACGATGCCATGCTGCAGCTTGATCGCGGGGCTAGCGGATTTAGAGGCGGCAGTTTGCTTGTGCACAGCCATAAGGGCAAATGTGCTGGGAATAAATCTGAATGTGCCACTCTCTCTTAGCCTCGTTCTCAACAACTGCGGAAGGAATCCTCCTACTGGCTTCACTTGTTAA